In Candidatus Contubernalis alkalaceticus, the genomic window TACGCTCCAGTTAATTTATTTTTCTAACACTAATTAACTTAATCCATTTTAAAAAATACACGCTATTTATGATAATTTATTAAAAACTATTCCTGCCCCCGGGTTCGAGGGTCCAACACCTTGTACAGCAAATCTGCCAGCAGATTGGCCCCTAAAACACCAAAAGCCAAAACCAGAAATATTCCCTGCAGCAGAGGATAATCCCTCACAAATACTGCTTCTCTCATCAGCCTTCCCAGACCCGGATAGGCAAAAACATTCTCCACTAAAACGGCTCCCCCTACCATGGCCCCCATCTGCAGGGCTATCCGGGTGACCAGAGGCAGCAGTGCATTTCTTAAAGCATGGTAATAACGGATTCTTCCTTTAGAGAGGCCTTTGGCCCGGGCAGTACGGATATAGTCTTTCCCCATCACCGTGGTGAAAGTATTCCTTACCAGCAAATAAATTCCTCCTGCCCGGGCCATGGCCAGGGTAACTATGGGCAGTGCGGCATGATGGAGGACATCTTTTATCTGCTCCCATCCAGTATAATTAGCAAAGTGGCTCATAGCTCCAGCCAGGGGAAACAAACCCATCCCTGCCGCAAAAATAATTAACAAGACAATCCCCAGCAGAAAAGCCGGTATTTCGGAAAACACAATCATAGTTAAATAAAGGCTCTTATCTTTCCAAGACTCCCGATTAAAAGCAGAAAAACTCCCCAGTACAATTCCCAAAAACAAACTTAAAAAGGTCGCCCCGCTTACAATCATCAGAGTCCAGGGAAGCCTTCGCATTATGATGGAGGATACATCCTCCTTGTAATAATAACTCATTCCCATATCTCCCTGAACCAGGCCTGTAACATACCTGACATACTGTTCCGGCAGGGGCCTGTCCAACCCGTAATACTCAAGAAAATACTGACGCTGTTCAGCAGTAAAGGCCCACACCTCTTCTCCTCCCTCCGCAGAAAGATGAAGAAAAGGATCTCCTGGCATCATGCGGGGAAGCATAAAATTTAAGGTAATAATAACCATAAAAGTAAGAATATATTCCATTATACGGGAGGTCCACCCTGCGTTTTTCACATCAATACCCCTTAGAAATGCTTTTTTAAAAAAATTGTTATCCTTTAATTAATCAATTTAAAGCCTTTCCTGGCTTATTTTATTAAAGCCAGGAAAGGCAGAATACTAAACCTATAACAGCACTTTTCAGTAGAACAAAATATGGTTAAAACAGAAGGTTATCATTTTTCCAGGAAAGACAACTTGGCATGGGTCATCACTGCATGATCAAACATAAAGGTCCACCCATCGTATTCATCGGGTCTGAAAACATAAATATAGTAGTTATTATATAATGGAATTTCCGGACAATCTTCCGCCAAAACCTCCTGAAGATTGTATATAATCTGCTTCCGTTTTTCACGATCCGTTTCCTTTAGCTGGTCCTCACAAAGCCGGTCTACTTCAGGATTTACATATCCCTGATCAGACCCCAGGATACCTGTGGCTGAACCACCGGCGCCCTCTTCCAGTTCACTGTAATACCGGGTCCTTAAATAGTCAGCATCTAACCCCCAGGCGCCCATGGATAAAATAGCTATTTCGTAATTCCCTTCGTTAGCCCGGGCATCCCGGGACTGATTGTCTACAGCCACCACCGTTAAATCAATATTAACCTTGGCCAGCTGTTCTTTCAGCAGTTCTCCCACACGGACTTCAGCCCCCTCTGATACTAAAAGCTCAAAGGAGAGACTACCCTCTACCCCTGCCTCTTTTAATAATTCTAAAGCTTTCTCAGGGTTATAATCATATTTTTGCAGATTTGAATTATACCATTGATGGTCTATGGGAAGTATTCCAGGGCTGCCGGGCTTTGCTGCCCCCCGCTGTATTTTTTGAATAATATCCTCTTTATCTATTGAATAGGTAAAAGCCTGCCGGAACTCTTTTTTCTTAAACAAATCATTTTTATTCATGTTAAAACTAATCATGGTCCCAGCCAAAGCGGGGCTTTCCAGTATAAAAAACTCTTCATTGTTTTCAAAGCGACCGAGAAGATCTGTAGTAATCCTGGCAATGCTAATATCTCCGCCTTCAAAAGCCAGAATCTCGTCACTCACCGGCACCATTTCTATTACATCAACCCGCTGCTTAGGTCCCCAGTAATCTTCGAAAGCCTCGTAACGGTAAGTGCCATGCTCTTTGCTGTAATCGGTCAATATAAAAGGTCCGCAGCCAATAACTGAACCCTCATCTGTAAAACCATAAGGATCATCAACATCTTTCCATATATGTTCTGGAATGATTCTCAACATTCCTGCTTCACAGTAAAAAGTTGAGTTAGGTTCAGAGGTAACAATCTTTACCTGGTAGTCGTTGACCGCCTCTATTTCTTGAATATAACCGGACTGGGTAATCACCTCTCCGATAAATACCGGAGGATGCTCCAGGTAATATTGGAAGGAAAATACCACGTCATTTGCCGTCATTTTCTCCCCATCGTGCCACTTAACCCCTTCCCTTATGGTAATGTCATGGGTTTTTCCGTCCTCACTAATTTCCCATTTTTCCGCTAACCAGGGGATACACTGATCCTCGTCAGGCTCCAAAAGAGAATCAAAGACATATTTCATAACGGTACCCCTCATTCGGGGAAGATGTCCAAAGGGAGAAGGAAATCCAGCATCTCCCCCTTCAAGTATTACGATTACAGGCTCCTTAGGTGTTTCAACCTCTCCATTTTCCAATGCCGCTTCATTTGAAGTAGCATCCCCTTCAGTATCTCCATTACAACCCACCAACAAAGATAAAATAAGAAAGATAACCATTAACAATACAGCTGCCTTACATGAAAAACTGGACTTCAAAAACAAAACATCCCCTCCTCTTTTTTAAAACTACAAAATAATTTTAGCTATTTAAAACGACTAAATTATGCAAAAAAACACTTAAACAAGTCTATGGTATTACGCAATTTTTGTTTGTAACACTATCATATTTATTTCTACAAAATTTCTAATTATCCTGCCAAATATTTATAAATTTTTTATTTACCTAACAATACAGCGAAAGGTTAATTATTTTGAACTACAGCACTAAGCCGTGGGGACAGTTAGCTGCAAGAGTCGCTGTAGGCAAAACCTTTTTAAAATCATTGAACCACTTTAATATTTTAGTTGACAGCAGAAAACACTTCGGATATTATATTACTTGAATCTCAAACAATATTAATATCTTACTATATTATATTCAAAGGAGATTGCCATGAAAGATTTAGAACAGCTTACCGATGAACTGCTCTGTTTTTTTAACGGTTTCGCTTCCTGGGAAAGCTCTGTAATTCGTTCCAGTGATTTAACAGTTTCCGAAGCCCATGCCATAGAAATACTGGGACAATACGGAAAAATGAACATGAAACAGCTGTCCCAAAAACTAGGCGTCACCACCGGAACCACCACTGTTACCGTAGACCGGTTGGAAACCCGGGGTTATGCCCGCAGGGAATCCATTAAGGAGGACCGGAGGGTAAACCTCATCAGTCTGACCGATAAGGGAACAAAGGCTTTTGAAGAACACCACCGTTATCACCTCAGCTTGACAGAACAGATGATTTCTACACTTTCCGATGAAGAGAGTTCTTTACTGTTGGACATGTTAAAAAAAATAAACCGGGAGGTCTTTTAAGGGTGCCAAAGAGGGGGATTGTCAGAAGAACCGTCCCCTTAGCACATGCTCTTAACACTTGACAGCAATCAGATTTAATCCGTAACTAGATTAGAAAGGAAGTGTTCAGAACTTATGATCGGAAGGTATACTGAGGTAAAAAAATATAAAGAACTGCTGCAAAAAAAAGAGTTTTATACAATTTCATTAGGGCTGTTGTTAATAATACTCTCATTTTTATTGGGGGACATTAAAACAACCTTCCCTTTGGCTAATCTGCTAGCCCTTTCTGCCGTCACCCTCCTGGGCGGCCCCATTATTGTTGAAGCTGTTCGGGGCCTTCTTCGAAAAGAGGTTAATGTGGATGAACTGGTCAGCCTGGCCATCATCGCTTCAGTTTTGGCCGGAGAATACCAGGCAGCTGCCATAGTGGCACTTATCATGGTGCTGGGCTCACTGGTGGAACAGTTTACTTCCCAAAAGGCCCGTTCGGCTATCCTATCCCTGATGGAGCTTAAACCAGAAAAGGCCAGCCTGCTCCGGGGTAAAGAAGAGATTTCCATATCCATAAAAGAGCTTACTCCCGGGGACATTGTGATTGTAAGGGTTGGGGATAAAGTTCCCGTAGACGGCTTAGTGGCACAGGGAAACGCCTTGCTGGACCAAGCCTCCCTTACAGGGGAATCCATGCCTGTAGAAAAAAACCCCGGAGATGAAGTTTTTGCCGGAACGATAGTTCACTCAGGCCTGCTGGAGATTAAAACCCAAACTATAGGAGAAAATACTGCTCTGGGGAATATGGTTCGACTGGTCCAGAAGGCGGAAGAACAGAGGGCTCCTATCGTAAGGACAGCGGACAGGTATGCCCGGTATTTTACTCCGGTAATACTGGCCATTAGCCTGACAGTATATCTTTTTACCGGAGATTTTCACCGTTCAATCACCGTACTGATTGTGGGGTGTCCCTGTGCTTTTATCCTGGCTTCTCCCACTGCTATTGTTTCTGCTTTGGGAAATGCCTCAAAGAAAGGGGTGCTGATTAAGGGAGGGGATATCCTGGAGGAAGTATCTCGGGTAGATACCCTAATATTCGATAAAACCGGGACCCTGACTACCGGCAGGCCTGTTGTAACAGCCATCACACCAGTGCCGGGGATATCAAAGGAGCATCTTCTTTCCCGGGCCGCCGCCGTGGAAAAATGTTCCCTTCATCCCCTGGCCAAAGCTGTGACAGCTTCAGCAAAAAAAAGAAATCTAACACTGCACAAAGCCGAAAACATAATAAACCTTCCAGGAGCAGGGATCGAAGCGCAGGTAGAGAGTCATAAAATTTTTGTTGGTTCCCCCACGCCAGAGGAATTAAACCTGTTAACAGAACAATATTTTGAAATAATGGACTTAGAGAAAATTCTATCCGTGAAAGAAAATGATTCTCTGCTGGGATTTATTCACCTGCGGGAAGAACTGCGTCCAGAGGTTCCTGCAGTAATAAATTCCCTTAAGAAAACAGAAATTAGTCAAATATATATGCTGTCCGGAGACCGGCAGCAGGCTGTCTGTACAACGGCTGAGAAAGCAGGAATTATAAATTTCATGGGGGATATGCTGCCGGAGGATAAATTGGTTTTTCTAAGGAATATTCAAGAAAAAAACGCCCAGGTAGCCATGGTGGGAGATGGAGTAAATGATGCCCCCTCCCTGGTCACCGCCAACGTAGGAATCGCTATGGGAGTAATGGGAACCGATGCTGCCATTGAGTCTGCAGACATCGCTTTAATGGGAGATGATTTGACCAAACTACCCTTTCTGTTTCTTTTGGGAAAACAAACAGTCAAAACCATACATTATAACATCTTCTTTGCCCTGTTCTTTAACCTGTTAGCCCTGATTGCCTCAGGCAGCGGTCTGCTAAACCCCGTAACCGGCGCCATCACCCACAACATCGGGTCAATCCTGGTAGTGGTAAATTCAGCACTGCTTCTCAGGTTCTCAGAAAAAAAACCTGTATTAATCCATAAATACTCCCAAAAACAAGTCTCCAGACAAGTCCCCGTAAAGTAAACTCGTTTCAGCAAGCTAAAAAAATCGGGGAATCAGGTGGAGACTCTACTCCAACTGATTAAAAGCCCCATTTACGCTAACGCTTGGAGGTTGGGGTCTTAAGTTGTCAAGGGGACAGTTCTCCTGACAATCCATAAAATAGCATAACCTTGGTTGTCGGAAGAACCGCCCCCTTGACAATTCACTATTTTTCCTGGAGCCTATTCTCTTGTAAGATATGACAGCTTGCTGTGGCTCAAAGCGTGATGGTCAAACATGAACATCCAACCATCGTAATGGTCCGGAGAAAAGACAGTATATCCGGTGGTGTTGTATAAAGGAATTTCTGGAACATCCTCTGACAAAATTTTCTGCAGCTCAAAAATCATATCTTTCCTTTTCTGTGCATCAGTCTCCTGAATCTGTGCTCTAAGAAGCCTATCCACCTCATCGTTAACATAACCCGGTGTTCCACTGTACCAGTGGCTCAATTCGCTGGAAAAACGAGTTCGGAGATAGTCAGGGTCACCACCCCATCCCCCATGTCCCACCAGGGCTATCTGGTATTGTCCCTCTGCAATACGGGAATCTCTGGACTTCATATCCACTGACTCCACTTTAATCTCAATTCCAGCTTTTGAAAACTGCTCTTTTAATAATTCTCCAATACGTACTTCAGCGTCATCTCCCACCAGCAGTGTAAATGACAGATCGTTATTTAAGTTTTCCTGCTCAATAAGCTCTCTGGCCTTATCAGGGTCAAAATCATATTCAGAAACATTGGGATTATACATTACATGGTGCCGGGAAAGTATACCGGGATTACCAGGTATAGCTGCACCCCTTTCTATTTTGTCTATAAGTTCTTGAGAATCTACAGCGTAAGAAAATGCCTGCCTGACTGCTTTGTTAAGGAATATTTCATTGTTTTCCATGTTAAATATAATTCTATACCCCCAAAATCCTGGGCTTTCTACAACACTGAATTCTGGATCATTCTCAAACCTTGACAATAAATCAGTAGTTACTGAGGTCTGATCTATTTCTCTATTCTCAAAAGCTAAGATGGAGTCACTTACCGGCACAAATTCAATTACATCCACCAAAGGCTCAGGGCCCCAATAATCCTCAAAAGCCTCAAAACGGTACGTTCCATGCTCCTTGTTATAATCAGTCAGGATATAGGGGCCGCATCCCACAACAGCCTCTGGTTCCAGATACTCCTGGGGATTATCTACATTTTCCCAGATATGCTTTGGAATAATCCGTGCTGTACCCGCCTGCTCCAAAAAAGTAGCATCGGCTTCCGCTGTAGTTATTTTAACCTGATAAGGAGATACCGCCTCCATTTCCATCAAAAAACCTTTGTCCGACATAATACTCCCAATAGATACGGGAGGATGTTCCTGGAAATAATTAAAGGAAAAGACCACATCCTCAGCAGTCATCTCAGTACCATCATGCCACTTCACCCCCTGCCGCAGATTAAAAATATAGGTTTTCCCATCATCTTCAATATCCCAGCTCTCGGCCAGCCAGGGGATGAATCCTTCTTCATCTTTTTCCAGCAGGGAATCAAAAACCAGACGCATTTTAAAAATTCCGGGGCCCCTGGAATAATGGGTGTAAGGGGAAGAATAACCCCAGTCCCCGCCTTCTAAACGTATCACCAATGGTTCCTTATTTTCCGGTTCCTCTTGAGAGATATCTTGATCCGAAGTATCTGCCGGCCCTTCGGCACTTTCCTTTTGACATCCTGCAGCGCTGAACATGACAAGTAAAAGGGCTAATAAACAGAACAATACACTTTTTACTATAGGTTTAAACACCTTCCTGGTAAAAAAAATCATAATTGAACCTCCTAATATTTTCTGCCTTACGTTTCTCTTTCCAAACCTCAAATGGTTCTTTTCTAATCTTCTTCCTCCTCTCACGCTATATTGACCTTCATGGCCTGATTATAAAAAATGATAATAAATAAACACAAATAACAGGGTACTACTAATTTTATTTTCGTATTACTTTTCAACATTTATTTTAAAAACCCTTTTTTTTTAATATTATATTTCTAATCCCTCTTTTACCGGTTCTGGTCAAACTTTAATCTGCAAATTCAAATGGCTTTTAAATAGTTGGATGACCTTACCTTTACTTCTTCTAAAAAGAAAAAAATCAGTAAGTGGTAACTTACTGATTTTTTCAACACAAAAAAGGATACTATTTTCATTTAAAAAGAAATGCGCACCTTCAAATTCAAAAAAAATAAATTATTTTGCCGAATAAACTTTTTTACTATTTAAGCTCTCCCCTTTACACTCTAAAATATTACAAGTCCACTAATTAACGGGCACATTTATCACACAGGCCTCTAATAAATATTTCTTGTTCCTCCACAGTGTAACCTGGCCTGAGCTCTGAAAGCTCTGGAATCTTCATTTCTTTTATACATTCCACGATGCCGCAGGACTTACAAACAAAATGTGGATGATGTTCCTCCCCGTTTTTAGTATCCGTCAGGGCAAACCGCCAGATCCGGTCACCGGTTTCCACTCGGTGGACAATGCCTGCCTTCAAAAAAGCATTCAAGGACCGGTAAACACTTACAAAATTAAAATCAATCTCCAATAATTGATTGGAAATTTCCTGCTGTGACAGCGGTTGTTTTGTTTTCAAAAGAAGCTTAATTAGAGCTATTCTTCCAGGGGTACACTTAAACCCATTTTTTTGTAACATAGAACGAGCAGTATCTGAGTTCATCAAATTCACCTTCAGTCAAATTATACAGCACCTAAATTATATCACAAAATAGTCTACGTAAAAGATACTTATTCCTATTCTGTGGGAAAAGGATAAATATACTCCCATTGTGGTTTCTCCACCTCCTCCACACTCACCAGCTCAACTATGGGTAGAGTATCTCCCATAAATTCATCTTTTTTTAAAATCCCTTTTACTTTAACCCAGGTATCTTGTTCCAGGTGTAAATCTTCTTCATCGCGAACCAAAAGGCCAATCACCTGCATATCTGCTGCACAGCATACCATGGCAAGGCGAGCCACCACAAATTCATTTTTTGTATGTGTATCATCTCTATATACAAATCCTACCAATTCTATTTCTTTATCCACATATTTTTCTATTTCATAGTATATTACAAAAAGCCAGCTGTAATAATTTGTATCATCTAAAACAATACTATCCTCTGTCTGGATTTCTTCCCACTCCTTTATATCTAACTCTATATCTTGGACAACATGCTGATCATCTTCGAAATACTCATCATAGTCATCCTCTTGTACCTGCCGATTCTCAGACCTGCCAACATTTATTTCTCTGCCGGGAAGATCAGATGACTGAATGGAAACCGGCGAAAAAGCTGCCAATGTAATTAAGGGAAGAAAAAAAAGTGCAAAGGTGGTAAAGCTTGTTTTCTTCCTGGGTATTCTAAAGATTTCGCCAAAGGTTACCACTGCAACAATAAACATAACCACCATGCCCAGCTTCACATAAATAACCATTTTAGGATTTATATAAAGATAAATCTGGCCTGAATTTATCGATGTAAGTAAAAAAATAAAAAACCCCAGGAGAACAACAATTTTAAGCAGTGCTTCAATATTTATAATACGTTTTTTAAAAAAATTCATTTTTCATTATCCTCCCATAATTAAACTAAAAGTTAAAAGGACACAAAAGGAAATAATTATTATAATCACCACCAAACGTATGACAAAGGCTTTTCTAAAACCGCTTAATAGCATCATAAGGTTTTTAATATCCAGCATAGCTCCAAAAACCATAAAACCTAGAACAGAAGACAGGTTAAATGTATTGGCAAAATTCATGGCAATAAAAGCATCGGAAGTTGAACATATTGAAAGAACAAAGGCAAAAGACATCATAGTCAACAGAGACCCCAAATTAGTCCCGCTGAAGAGTAAAACGGTCTCTCTGGACACATTGGTTTGAAGAAAAGTTGAAAAAGCTGCTCCAATTATTAAATACTTCCCCACATCAAAAAATTCGGTGCCAGCGTGGGAAATGACTCCCTTAATTTTATTCAGCAGGCTGCTTTCTTTATCTCCATATTGACTGCAGTAAGCGCACTGGCAGTACCCCATACCGGGATCTTCCAAGAGCAATTTTTTCCGATATGGAAACAGTAAAAA contains:
- a CDS encoding MarR family winged helix-turn-helix transcriptional regulator yields the protein MKDLEQLTDELLCFFNGFASWESSVIRSSDLTVSEAHAIEILGQYGKMNMKQLSQKLGVTTGTTTVTVDRLETRGYARRESIKEDRRVNLISLTDKGTKAFEEHHRYHLSLTEQMISTLSDEESSLLLDMLKKINREVF
- a CDS encoding Fur family transcriptional regulator, translated to MNSDTARSMLQKNGFKCTPGRIALIKLLLKTKQPLSQQEISNQLLEIDFNFVSVYRSLNAFLKAGIVHRVETGDRIWRFALTDTKNGEEHHPHFVCKSCGIVECIKEMKIPELSELRPGYTVEEQEIFIRGLCDKCAR
- a CDS encoding heavy metal translocating P-type ATPase, which produces MIGRYTEVKKYKELLQKKEFYTISLGLLLIILSFLLGDIKTTFPLANLLALSAVTLLGGPIIVEAVRGLLRKEVNVDELVSLAIIASVLAGEYQAAAIVALIMVLGSLVEQFTSQKARSAILSLMELKPEKASLLRGKEEISISIKELTPGDIVIVRVGDKVPVDGLVAQGNALLDQASLTGESMPVEKNPGDEVFAGTIVHSGLLEIKTQTIGENTALGNMVRLVQKAEEQRAPIVRTADRYARYFTPVILAISLTVYLFTGDFHRSITVLIVGCPCAFILASPTAIVSALGNASKKGVLIKGGDILEEVSRVDTLIFDKTGTLTTGRPVVTAITPVPGISKEHLLSRAAAVEKCSLHPLAKAVTASAKKRNLTLHKAENIINLPGAGIEAQVESHKIFVGSPTPEELNLLTEQYFEIMDLEKILSVKENDSLLGFIHLREELRPEVPAVINSLKKTEISQIYMLSGDRQQAVCTTAEKAGIINFMGDMLPEDKLVFLRNIQEKNAQVAMVGDGVNDAPSLVTANVGIAMGVMGTDAAIESADIALMGDDLTKLPFLFLLGKQTVKTIHYNIFFALFFNLLALIASGSGLLNPVTGAITHNIGSILVVVNSALLLRFSEKKPVLIHKYSQKQVSRQVPVK
- a CDS encoding ABC transporter substrate-binding protein → MIFFTRKVFKPIVKSVLFCLLALLLVMFSAAGCQKESAEGPADTSDQDISQEEPENKEPLVIRLEGGDWGYSSPYTHYSRGPGIFKMRLVFDSLLEKDEEGFIPWLAESWDIEDDGKTYIFNLRQGVKWHDGTEMTAEDVVFSFNYFQEHPPVSIGSIMSDKGFLMEMEAVSPYQVKITTAEADATFLEQAGTARIIPKHIWENVDNPQEYLEPEAVVGCGPYILTDYNKEHGTYRFEAFEDYWGPEPLVDVIEFVPVSDSILAFENREIDQTSVTTDLLSRFENDPEFSVVESPGFWGYRIIFNMENNEIFLNKAVRQAFSYAVDSQELIDKIERGAAIPGNPGILSRHHVMYNPNVSEYDFDPDKARELIEQENLNNDLSFTLLVGDDAEVRIGELLKEQFSKAGIEIKVESVDMKSRDSRIAEGQYQIALVGHGGWGGDPDYLRTRFSSELSHWYSGTPGYVNDEVDRLLRAQIQETDAQKRKDMIFELQKILSEDVPEIPLYNTTGYTVFSPDHYDGWMFMFDHHALSHSKLSYLTRE
- a CDS encoding ABC transporter substrate-binding protein produces the protein MFLKSSFSCKAAVLLMVIFLILSLLVGCNGDTEGDATSNEAALENGEVETPKEPVIVILEGGDAGFPSPFGHLPRMRGTVMKYVFDSLLEPDEDQCIPWLAEKWEISEDGKTHDITIREGVKWHDGEKMTANDVVFSFQYYLEHPPVFIGEVITQSGYIQEIEAVNDYQVKIVTSEPNSTFYCEAGMLRIIPEHIWKDVDDPYGFTDEGSVIGCGPFILTDYSKEHGTYRYEAFEDYWGPKQRVDVIEMVPVSDEILAFEGGDISIARITTDLLGRFENNEEFFILESPALAGTMISFNMNKNDLFKKKEFRQAFTYSIDKEDIIQKIQRGAAKPGSPGILPIDHQWYNSNLQKYDYNPEKALELLKEAGVEGSLSFELLVSEGAEVRVGELLKEQLAKVNIDLTVVAVDNQSRDARANEGNYEIAILSMGAWGLDADYLRTRYYSELEEGAGGSATGILGSDQGYVNPEVDRLCEDQLKETDREKRKQIIYNLQEVLAEDCPEIPLYNNYYIYVFRPDEYDGWTFMFDHAVMTHAKLSFLEK
- a CDS encoding TIGR03943 family putative permease subunit, translating into MNFFKKRIINIEALLKIVVLLGFFIFLLTSINSGQIYLYINPKMVIYVKLGMVVMFIVAVVTFGEIFRIPRKKTSFTTFALFFLPLITLAAFSPVSIQSSDLPGREINVGRSENRQVQEDDYDEYFEDDQHVVQDIELDIKEWEEIQTEDSIVLDDTNYYSWLFVIYYEIEKYVDKEIELVGFVYRDDTHTKNEFVVARLAMVCCAADMQVIGLLVRDEEDLHLEQDTWVKVKGILKKDEFMGDTLPIVELVSVEEVEKPQWEYIYPFPTE
- a CDS encoding ABC transporter permease; this translates as MKNAGWTSRIMEYILTFMVIITLNFMLPRMMPGDPFLHLSAEGGEEVWAFTAEQRQYFLEYYGLDRPLPEQYVRYVTGLVQGDMGMSYYYKEDVSSIIMRRLPWTLMIVSGATFLSLFLGIVLGSFSAFNRESWKDKSLYLTMIVFSEIPAFLLGIVLLIIFAAGMGLFPLAGAMSHFANYTGWEQIKDVLHHAALPIVTLAMARAGGIYLLVRNTFTTVMGKDYIRTARAKGLSKGRIRYYHALRNALLPLVTRIALQMGAMVGGAVLVENVFAYPGLGRLMREAVFVRDYPLLQGIFLVLAFGVLGANLLADLLYKVLDPRTRGQE